One window of the Osmerus mordax isolate fOsmMor3 chromosome 2, fOsmMor3.pri, whole genome shotgun sequence genome contains the following:
- the LOC136961818 gene encoding rhodopsin kinase GRK1-like, whose translation MDIGGLTTVVANSAYINARGSFDGSSAAAARDKKFHSRLKLPHITVCEGLADTTDLSFTSVCVEQPIGKRLFREFLEAAPEYKAPCNLWRDIEEYDLAEDSDRVRKASKIVQRYLEPTAKLYCPFLTPEVIAQAKEGQEAAGDGLFAPVLTSILGYLQEVPYVFFLEGMFFKRFLQWKWLEMQPMDAEWFLDFRVLGKGGFGEVSACQMKATGKLYACKKLNKKRLKKRKGFEGAMVEKRILARVHSRFIVTLAYAFQTKDELCLVMTIMNGGDLKYHVYLVDEDNPGFDEARACFYTAQIIQGMEHLHQKRIIYRDLKPENVLLDNEGNVRISDLGLAVELKEGQEKIKGYAGTPGYMSPEMLKGEKYDTSVDYFTLGVTLYEFMAARNPFRDRGEKVERDELKDRILNGTVVYPESFSENSRSLCDALMAKEVDKRMGFRNNSCDDIRTHPFFAGINWRKLDAGILPPPFVPDSKVVYAKDLDDVGAFSTIKGVGLDDPDRVFFDEFSSGNIPIPWQEEMIETGIYGELNVWGPAGSVPNDLRRESILEQPKSSTCCLS comes from the exons ATGGATATCGGAGGCTTGACAACCGTGGTCGCCAACTCGGCCTACATCAACGCCCGCGGCAGCTTCGATGGCTCCAGTGCGGCGGCGGCGCGCGACAAGAAGTTCCACAGCCGCCTCAAGCTGCCCCACATCACGGTGTGCGAGGGCCTGGCGGACACGACGGACCTCAGCTTCACCTCCGTCTGCGTGGAGCAGCCCATCGGCAAGCGCCTCTTCCGCGAGTTCCTGGAGGCGGCTCCGGAGTACAAGGCTCCCTGCAACCTGTGGAGGGACATCGAGGAGTACGACCTCGCGGAGGACTCGGACCGCGTCCGCAAGGCCTCCAAGATCGTCCAGCGTTACCTGGAGCCCACCGCCAAATTGTACTGCCCCTTCCTGACCCCGGAGGTCATCGCCCAGGCCAAGGAGGGCCAGGAGGCGGCCGGGGATGGGCTCTTTGCCCCCGTGTTGACCTCCATCCTGGGCTACCTCCAGGAGGTGCCCTATGTGTTCTTCCTGGAGGGCATGTTCTTCAAGAGGTTCCTGCAGTGGAAGTGGCTGGAGATGCAGCCCATGGATGCCGAATGGTTTCTGGATTTCCGCGTGCTGGGGAAGGGCGGCTTCGGGGAGGTGTCGGCCTGTCAGATGAAGGCCACGGGGAAACTGTACGCCTGCAAGAAGCTCAACAAGAAGAGGCTGAAGAAGAGGAAAGGCTTTgag gGGGCGATGGTGGAGAAGAGGATCCTGGCCAGGGTTCACAGCCGCTTCATTGTGACGCTGGCCTACGCCTTCCAGACCAAAGACGAACTCTGCCTGGTCATGACCATCATGAACGGAGGAGACCTGAA GTACCACGTCTACCTGGTGGATGAGGACAACCCCGGGTTCGACGAGGCCCGAGCCTGCTTCTACACGGCCCAGATCATCCAGGGCATGGAGCACCTGCACCAGAAGAGGATCATCTACAGAGACCTCAAGCCTGAGAACGTGCTGCTGGACAAtgaag ggaaCGTGCGTATATCTGACCTGGGCCTGGCTGTGGAGCTGAAGGAGGGCCAGGAGAAGATCAAAGGCTACGCTGGCACGCCAG GGTACATGTCTCCGGAGATGCTGAAAGGAGAAAAGTACGACACGTCAGTAGACTACTTCACCCTGGGGGTCACTCTCTACGAGTTCATGGCTGCCAGGAACCCcttcagagacagaggagagaag GTGGAACGAGACGAGCTGAAGGACCGCATCCTGAACGGCACGGTGGTTTACCCAGAATCCTTCAGCGAGAACTCCCGCTCCCTGTGCGATGCCCTGATGGCTAAAGAAGTGGACAAGAGGATGGGCTTCCGGAACAACAGCTGTGATGACATCAGAACTCACCCCTTCTTCGCCGGCATCAACTGGAGGAAACTGGACGCAG GCATTCTGCCCCCACCCTTCGTCCCTGACTCCAAGGTGGTGTATGCCAAGGACCTGGATGATGTGGGGGCCTTCTCCACGATCAAGGGCGTGGGCCTGGATGACCCAGACCGGGTGTTCTTTGACGAGTTCTCCTCGGGCAACATTCCCATCCCCTGGCAGGAGGAGATGATCGAGACGGGGATCTACGGAGAGCTCAACGTGTGGGGCCCGGCCGGCTCCGTTCCCAACGACCTCCGCAGGGAGTCCATCCTGGAGCAGCCCAAATCCTCCACCTGCTGCCTGTCCTAG
- the tfdp1a gene encoding transcription factor Dp-1a isoform X2, with translation MAKDAGLIETNGELKVFIDQNLSPSVLSLVAVHPTTIPVAKQLLPKTLGPSNVNIAPHMHVIGTPQRPSVSNAILVNSPHTPSSQFLTQSQPPDASPWSSGKRGKKGEKNGKGLRHFSMKVCEKVQKKGVTTYNEVADELVAEFSSADNHLSPNDSHVYDQKNIRRRVYDALNVLMAMNIISKEKKEIKWIGLPTNSAQECQNLEVERQKRLERIKQKQSQLQELILQQIAFKNLVQRNRQSEQQTNRPPPPNSVIHLPFIIVNTSKKTVIDCSISNDKFEYLFNFDSMFEIHDDIEVLKRMGMACGLEVGKCSPEDLKTARGLVPKALEPYVTEMAQGPINNVYITGGTSANGGRYHMGSDSGADATLASSSNDSHYSGSRVETPVSYMGDEDDEDDYDENDDED, from the exons ATGGCCAAAGAT GCTGGTCTGATTGAAACAAATGGAGAGCTAAAGGTTTTCATTGACCAGAATCTTAGCCCAA GTGTCCTGTCTCTGGTTGCGGTccaccccaccaccatcccGGTAGCCAAGCAACTGCTACCCAAAACTCTGGGACCCTCCAATGTCAACATTGCGCCGCACATG CATGTGATCGGTACACCTCAGAGGCCCAGTGTGTCCAATGCCATCCTGGTAAACAGCCCTCACACGCCCAGCTCCCAGTTCCTCACCCAGAGCCAGCCTCCAGACGCCTCTCCGTGGTCCTCAgg GAAACgagggaagaagggggagaagaaCGGGAAGGGCTTGAGACATTTCTCCATGAAGGTGTGCGAGAAGGTGCAGAAGAAAGGAGTGACCACCTACAATGAAGTGGCGGACGAGCTGGTGGCGGAGTTCAGCTCTGCAGACAACCACCTCTCCCCCAACGACTCG cATGTGTACGACCAGAAGAACATCCGCAGGCGTGTGTACGACGCTCTCAACGTGCTCATGGCCATGAATATCATCtccaaggagaagaaggagatcaAGTGGATCGGCCTGCCCACCAACTCTGCCCAGGAGTGCCAGAACCTTGAG gtggagagacagaagcgTCTGGAGAGAATCAAGCAGAAACAGTCGCAGCTCCAGGAGCTCATATTACAG CAAATAGCCTTCAAGAACCTGGTGCAGCGGAACCGGCAGTCAGAACAGCAGACCAACAGGCCGCCGCCCCCTAACTCAGTCATCCACCTGCCCTTCATCATCGTCAACACCAGCAAGAAGACAGTCATCGACTGCAGCATCTCCAACGACAA GTTCGAGTACCTGTTCAACTTCGACAGCATGTTTGAGATCCACGACGACATCGAGGTTCTGAAGCGCATGGGCATGGCGTGCGGCCTGGAGGTGGGCAAGTGTTCTCCAGAGGACCTGAAGACCGCCCGTGGCCTGGTGCCCAAGGCCCTGGAGCCCTATGTCACAG AGATGGCCCAGGGCCCCATCAATAACGTCTACATCACTGGGGGCACCTCTGCCAACGGGGGGCGCTATCACATGGGAAG CGACAGCGGCGCCGACGCGACGCTCGCCTCCAGCTCCAACGACTCCCACTACAGCGGCTCGCGCGTGGAGACGCCCGTCTCCTACATGGGCGACGAGGACGACGAGGACGACTACGACGAGAACGACGACGAAGACTAG
- the tfdp1a gene encoding transcription factor Dp-1a isoform X1, whose protein sequence is MAKDAGLIETNGELKVFIDQNLSPSKGVLSLVAVHPTTIPVAKQLLPKTLGPSNVNIAPHMHVIGTPQRPSVSNAILVNSPHTPSSQFLTQSQPPDASPWSSGKRGKKGEKNGKGLRHFSMKVCEKVQKKGVTTYNEVADELVAEFSSADNHLSPNDSHVYDQKNIRRRVYDALNVLMAMNIISKEKKEIKWIGLPTNSAQECQNLEVERQKRLERIKQKQSQLQELILQQIAFKNLVQRNRQSEQQTNRPPPPNSVIHLPFIIVNTSKKTVIDCSISNDKFEYLFNFDSMFEIHDDIEVLKRMGMACGLEVGKCSPEDLKTARGLVPKALEPYVTEMAQGPINNVYITGGTSANGGRYHMGSDSGADATLASSSNDSHYSGSRVETPVSYMGDEDDEDDYDENDDED, encoded by the exons ATGGCCAAAGAT GCTGGTCTGATTGAAACAAATGGAGAGCTAAAGGTTTTCATTGACCAGAATCTTAGCCCAAGTAAGG GTGTCCTGTCTCTGGTTGCGGTccaccccaccaccatcccGGTAGCCAAGCAACTGCTACCCAAAACTCTGGGACCCTCCAATGTCAACATTGCGCCGCACATG CATGTGATCGGTACACCTCAGAGGCCCAGTGTGTCCAATGCCATCCTGGTAAACAGCCCTCACACGCCCAGCTCCCAGTTCCTCACCCAGAGCCAGCCTCCAGACGCCTCTCCGTGGTCCTCAgg GAAACgagggaagaagggggagaagaaCGGGAAGGGCTTGAGACATTTCTCCATGAAGGTGTGCGAGAAGGTGCAGAAGAAAGGAGTGACCACCTACAATGAAGTGGCGGACGAGCTGGTGGCGGAGTTCAGCTCTGCAGACAACCACCTCTCCCCCAACGACTCG cATGTGTACGACCAGAAGAACATCCGCAGGCGTGTGTACGACGCTCTCAACGTGCTCATGGCCATGAATATCATCtccaaggagaagaaggagatcaAGTGGATCGGCCTGCCCACCAACTCTGCCCAGGAGTGCCAGAACCTTGAG gtggagagacagaagcgTCTGGAGAGAATCAAGCAGAAACAGTCGCAGCTCCAGGAGCTCATATTACAG CAAATAGCCTTCAAGAACCTGGTGCAGCGGAACCGGCAGTCAGAACAGCAGACCAACAGGCCGCCGCCCCCTAACTCAGTCATCCACCTGCCCTTCATCATCGTCAACACCAGCAAGAAGACAGTCATCGACTGCAGCATCTCCAACGACAA GTTCGAGTACCTGTTCAACTTCGACAGCATGTTTGAGATCCACGACGACATCGAGGTTCTGAAGCGCATGGGCATGGCGTGCGGCCTGGAGGTGGGCAAGTGTTCTCCAGAGGACCTGAAGACCGCCCGTGGCCTGGTGCCCAAGGCCCTGGAGCCCTATGTCACAG AGATGGCCCAGGGCCCCATCAATAACGTCTACATCACTGGGGGCACCTCTGCCAACGGGGGGCGCTATCACATGGGAAG CGACAGCGGCGCCGACGCGACGCTCGCCTCCAGCTCCAACGACTCCCACTACAGCGGCTCGCGCGTGGAGACGCCCGTCTCCTACATGGGCGACGAGGACGACGAGGACGACTACGACGAGAACGACGACGAAGACTAG